GGTCTCGAGGGGCTGCTGCACATCCCACGTCTGGGAACGTGAGGGGGAGTGGCCGCTGAGCACGAACAGTCCCCGGTGACCTGCCAGAAACCTCTCCAAGGGACCGGTGCCCGACCACCAGCCTTTGCTGACCCCAAGCTGCCTTTTTGGGTACTGCTGGCCTgcccaaacacacagacacatacgtCTGCCCTCCTCTGCACAGCACGCACACATTCATACCCACCTACATAGCAGCGTACACTCATTTACACAGCAGTTCACACACACGCATGAACACCCGTGAACACCTGTGAACGTATGCACACACACTCATGGACGCTTCTGTGCCTGTGAGACACACACACGTGCCACAGCGTTCTGAAAACACCCAGGAAGTCTGCCTCCTGGAGCGAGGTGTGTCATATTCCCCTCGTTTTTGCAGGATTCCCCACCCCCATGTACGCTCCGGGTCATGTCGGGGAGTCCAGCGGGCAGCTCAAGGCTGGCTGGGAGGCCGGGAGGAAGGCAGCTCTGCCCAGGTGGAGCTGGTCTCGGGGCAGAGCCTCACAGGGAGGAGCTGAATGCTGTGTGGCCCCGTCCGGAGCTGAGCTTCCATGTGTAGCCAGTTAACTAAGACAAGGACCAGAGAATAACAATCAAGCCTTTATTCACTCGCTGCAGCAGCCGAGCAGGAGCAGGGGGCAGGCACTGCCTCCCCTGTCTGTTTCTCCTCCCTGGAAAGGTACCATCAAGGTGAGTCCGCTGGCAGGACGGGGATGTCTCACTGCAGGGGGACCCCAGGCAAGAGGCTCCTGCTGTTTTaaggacttggggtggggggaggggatggggaagcACTGAGCAGTGAGTCAGCCCCTGAGTGGAGATGCCTGGGCTAGGAGTGATCTGTGCCAAGTGCAGCCGGCCAGGGGCCTGCATCCCAGTGTGCAGCTCCCCTCAGAGGCAGGGCGGCTCTGGCTGGGCTCCGAGCCTGGCATGTGGAGGGCGGCCCCCCTGGTAGGACAGCTGGCGCAGCCGCTGCAGTCCCCGCTGCTTGGCTGCAAGACCCCACCCAAGACCCCGGCCTGGAGTCCCCTCTCCAGCAAGGAGGGGAGCAGGACGGAGCCCTGGGAACCGGAAGCCAGCCCCGTCCCAGGCCCCCTCACCCTTGGGTGGAGGCCCTTCGGGTGAcagtgggggctgggctgggaggaggagcaTCCTGCAGGCTGCAAAGTGTGGACCCCAGGGCAGGAACACGGCGCCAGGCCTGCCAGGGGCCATGTAGGAGTTGGCAGGCCAGCCCGAGTGTCCCCCTGGATGAGGCCGTGGCCGTAGCCACTTGGGGCAGCTGACTGAGCCCAGGGCGGGCAGTTCCTGCTCTCTTGGGCAGCCGTCACCCACCCACACTGGGGGCAGAGCCAGAGCCACGTTTGGGTCACGGGTCGAAGGTCACCGAGAAGCAAGGTCATCCTGCTTCCGCGCAGGACACCAGTCCGTGTCCGGGTAGAGAAGGCAGTGGATGGACTTAAACCTGGGAGGGAAGTGGGGgtcagggctgcagggagggagggctggtgcCAGCACGCCTCCCCTGCCCGCCCCTCACCTTGTGGGGTCCTGCTCCCGGCTGAAGCCTCCGGCCACGTTCACCACGTTCTGAGGGTTCTCAGGGCCCCCATAGCTCAGGGTGacctggggaagaggaggagggagagtcgCTCTCTTCGGGCCAGCGTCTCCTGCTGTGTCCTCCAGGGGAGAGGCTGCTCGGCCTCCCAGTTCCCCAGAGCCCCTGACCCGGTGCCCTCAGGGCAGACTCAGGAGCAGCACTGGAGGGCGACGTGGGCTGAGGGCCGCGGGCCGCGGCCAGCATGCAAGACACCTAGAGAGGTGGCTGGCGCACGTGTCGGGGTGAGGGCTCTGCAACCCTCTGCCCAAAGCTGATCCTCCCTCCCGTCACCCCAGGACCGCTGCCCTGGGCCCACCTGCCTCGGAAAGCCCAGATGCTACCCTTTGCAAACGGGCCCCAACATTGAGTCTGGGAGCCCCCTACACCCAGGATCCTGGGGCCTGGCAAATTTGCCGGAGTGCTGGGACCCACCCCTGAGTCCTTGCTCAAACAGGAGCCCACTTGGGCGCCAAGTGGGATGAGCGCATGGGACCCGGCAGAGGGCAGGGGCCGGGCAGGCCCACCTGCTGGAGCACGGAGTCGGGCGGCAGCCTCTGCAGGTTCTCCAGGTGGGAGTGGAAAAGGGAGCTGTGCAGCAGGCGGGCACCCAGCAGCCCCTCCACGATGTAGCCCACCGTGCAGTCGTCCGGCAGCCGCACGCGCTCGGCGGTGCTCATGAAGCTgcccaggctgggggtgggcagtggaggaCAGGTCAGCGCCACCCTATCTCTGTACCCCCAGCCCGTGCTCTCACTGCCCCACTCACCTGGCCCAGGGGCTCATCTTGAGGGCCAGGCCCCGGCTCAGGCAGAACCCGGCCCCGCCTGTAGCGAACCAGAACTTGACGGTGGTCACCTGGGTGGAGGGGGCTGGCAGTCAGGGCTCCCCACCCTGACTCCTCGCCTGGACACCCCGGGGGTTGTCCTTAAGCCGCCCTTCAGGGCTCCCAGGCAAGCGACAGAAGGCCTCTCGGAGTGCCGGGGAACCCAGACTTCTCCCATGCGGTCTCCtgtggccccagcccctcccacggCCCCTCCTCACTGGCCCAGCTCCCGAAAAGCCCCTCTGGGTGGATCGGACACCTGCCTCTTCCCGGCTGGGGCCTCCATGCTCTCAGCTGCCCCTCCCCGGCCCAGCACTCACGGTGCCACCTTCCTGGACCCGCTCGGTAGCCTCGATGGGGTGGTCCAGGCTGGGCCGCCCCAGGTAGACGTCCTGGCTAGGTGAGAAGGTGGCCAGCAGCTGCAGCAGGCCTTCTGAGTTCACGTAGTTGTCATCGTCCACGTGGCAGAACCACCTGGGAGAGGTGCAGGAGTCTCTGGAGCGAGGCCTGGCCCAGGGGGAGAGGCCTCCACCCTGGGCCCAGGTGTGTGGGCCCAGCCTCGGCCCTGGGCACTCTGGGGGAAGGGCATGGGCGCGCGGCCACCACGTACTTGCGTCTGGACTCGATGAACTTGTCATACTCCACCGACATCttgcagcacagagcctggcggGTGTGCACAGCCGAGCAGTTGGTGTTGACGACGTGGCTGCCTGCCGGGTGGGGACACAGAAGCATGGAGGCCAGGGCGAGGCCCACTGCCAGCCCACCCCACTGAAGTCAGGGCAAAATGCAGCTGTCCTGCTCAAGGCTCCAAGGCGGGGTACAACTGTAGACCTGTCGTGGCCCCACTCGGATGACCCTGCTGCTGACCTCTGAGGTCCAGGCAGACGACAACCGTTGAAACCTACAAGGAGAAACTTGCCCGGAAACAGGACTTGAGGTGAGACCATCCTGATTGAGGCAGGCCTGGAAGGCACGGTTCTTTACTGGCACCTCTTCATGGGACGTGGCTCTAGCCAGGTACCCTGGGAAGTCAGCCAGTGGCCGAGGGAGGCAAGGGAGGCAGAGCATGGCTGGCAGGGTGGGCCCTGGACACTGGGTCAGTGCCAGGTGGGGATCCTGACTCTGTTCTCTACCAGTTGTGTGACCCTGGGAAGGTGCCTCAACCCCCCACAACCCGCCTGCACACAGCAGGGGGCCGTGTGGCACTGGACTGAGGGACATCTTGGAGGAGGCCTTCAGGCaggccagcagggctggccttggGGGGCACGCACCTCCCTGGAGCTGCAGCTCAGGGTCGTCCCCGTCGGTGAAGATGAATGTCTGCGGAGAGACAGCCTGTGAGGCATCGGGGTAGGGGGGCAGGCTGAGCTCAAACAGGTTGGGGTCACCGAAAAGGGGGGGCAGTGTTCCACGGATAGCCTGCCAGAACACTCAGCACGCCTGGTGCCACTGGGGATGGGCTTGCTGTCACTGGAGAAGTTTCTGGGGTCTCATCCTGTATCAGCCGGAGAACCCACCCAACCCTGAGCCCAGAAAGGGGCGGGAGAGGGTGGACATACTCATGGCCTGGGGCTTGACTGCCCTGCTGGGGACACAGCGGTGGGCAGCGGGTCCTGGGCGGGGTTGAAGGAGGGGGGGGTCCCAAGGCGGAGGTGCCGGGTACAGGTCCCAGGTGGAGGATCCCGACGGTGGATGTCCAGAGGGCAGGACTCGTGGGGGGGGGGTTGGTGGCAGTACCGGGATGGGGGTCCCAAGGTCGGGAATCCGGGGGGCAGGGATCCCAGGGCGTGAGAGGCGGCCGGGGTCGGCGGGATCCCCCGGCGGGCGGGGCCCACCTGCCGTCGGGCGCGGGAGATCCAGGTGCGCAGCAGCAGCCCCAGGCGCGGCCCATGGTTTTTCCGGGTGGTCTTGACCGCGATGAAGACGTCCTCGGGCCGCAGGAGCGGGGAGGCGGCGGGCCGGGCAGGGGACGCGCGCGGGCCGGGGTCGGGGGTCGGGGCCCGGGTCGGGGCCGGCACGGGCGCGCGGGacagcggcagcggcagcagcagcagcgcggCCAGGGCCGCCGCCAGCGCGAGGCAGGCCCGGCACAAAGCCCCCCGCGCGCGGCTCATGCGGCCGCGGGACCCGCGGGCACCGCCCGACCAGGCGCGCCGCGGCCCCTTTAAgggccgcccccgcccgcgccaCGACCCGGAAGCGGCGGTCGCGCTGCCCCGGAAGTGGACGGCGCGCTGCGGCGGGGTGGGCGAAGATGCCGCTGCCGGTCCAGGTGTTTAACTTGCAGGTAACGAGCCGCGGCCGGCGGCCCCTCCGCGCCCCCGTCGCCGGGCCGGAGCGGGGCCGGCCGTGCGCGCCCCCCGCGCGGCGTCCTCCCCGCGCCCGGCCTCCGGCCGCAGCGTCCCGCCCGTCGGCCCCGCAGGCCCGGCGCGCTAACGCTCTCTCTCCTTCAGCAGCCAGCCAGCTCTGTGTCAGGGTCGGGGGGTGCAGAGAGTCAGGAAAGAATGAGGGCTGGCCCGGCCCCCCGCGCGGCCGCGTCGTCAGTGGCAGATGTGCACTGCGCCGCTCCCAGCGGTAGGTCAGAGCTCTTCCAGCCGGGCACGGCCGGGGACTTCAGCCTGAGTGCCAGCCTGTCGGCCTGTACGCTGCTTTATGAGGTACCTTCCAGGACAGGGGCCAGGACCAGGGCGCCCAGGCGAccccctcccgcctcccgcctcccggccGCGGCCCCGTCCCGCGGCGGGACTCGGCCCGGCGCTGCCTCTCTGGCTGCTCGGACGCGCCCGGGTCGAGGCCGCGTCTGTTTCGTCCCTGTTGCTCGGAGGAGGCTGCGTCAGGATAGCGGCTGGGAACGCGTAGGGACCCTCGGGGGTCCCTGGGTAGCGGTCCTCCGGCGTCTGCTTCCAGCCCCGGAGATGGGCCGTCGCAGTCCGGCCTAGGGTTCAGCTCCTGAGCCGCCAGGCTTGCTAGGAGGCTCCCCTTATGTGGCCGCGCTGGATGTGGTGGGGGGTGCGGAGGGGCTTGGGGGACAGGAGCCCGCCCACCCGGGAGATGGCAGCCGGGCTGAGCTGGGGCACACTGAGGGTCTCTTGCCCTCTCTGGGCGACCCCTGCTCGAGGTGCCAAGGTGCTGGCCTGTGTTGCAGGGGGCAGTGGAGCCCATGCAGATTGACGTGGACCCCCAGGAGGACCCGCAGAACGCGCCCGATGTCAACTACGTGGTGGAGAACCCCACCTTGGTACGGAGCCTGGCAGGTGCTGGGGGGGAGGTTGTTGGGGTGTGTCCTGCTGGGAGGTCCAGGCTAGGCTCCCAACTCTGACCATGGCTTTTCCTGACCCAGAACCTTTAGGTCTCATGATGGGTTCCTAGTCAGCTCCAGAGTCTGCACCTGCTTCTCTGCCCTGGAGGAGCCCTGTGTGCCAGGCCGCCCCGCAGGTGGAGTTTCACCACCAGGGCAGGCCTTCCTCGCGGCCTAGCCTGGGAAGCACCATCTCCTTGCTGCTCAGCTTCATAATTGGCAGTTATGGGCCGGCGCCTGTGTGGCTCTGGCCACTCACCCCTGGGTGGCGCTCCACTCGAGGCCCTTGCACTGGCCCACCTTGAGTGGCCTCTCGGCACCTAGACAGTGGTTTATTTGGTGCCCACGTGCCTAGTTGTTCCCATAGTGGGTGCAGAGTCTCTCGAGACACGGAAGGGTTAGCATTCAGGTCCTTGCTCCTGACTCACTGGCCAGGGCTTGGGGTCTGGGGTCCCAGCTTgcaccatccccccacccccaggacctgGAGCAGTACGCGGCCAGCTACAGCGGCCTGATGCGCATTGAGCGCTTGCAGTTCATTGCTGACCACTGCCCCCCGCTGCGGGTGGAGGCCCTGAAGATGGCCCTCTCCTTCGTGCAGAGGACTTTCAACGTGGACATGTATGAGGAGATCCACCGCAAGCTCTCAGAGGCTGCCAGGTGAGGCTGGGGCTCCGCAAGACAGGCAGGGGCGCAGGCACTAGGGGCTGGGTGTGGTGTGTCTCCATCGGGGCCAGTCTGGGCAGGcgcccttcctctgctcctgcaGCGCCTGATCCCACGACACAGTGAGAGGGCTTTCTTGTTGAAAAGCCAGGAGGGGCAGTAAATGGCCCATTGGGCTAGATTCTCACTCTCCCAGCTGAGAATTCAGGCTCTCTCCATGTCATCCTGGGCTGTTTTTGCACACCTATGTGTGTGCAGTTCTGACACTGAACAGAGCCAGTGGAGAAGACAATGTGATTCCTTCTCAGCACGGCCACAGGGCCCGTTTCCCGCTGGGCTTCCCCACCAGGCTGCAGGCTCCTGTGGTTGGGACTGCCCCTGTGCCAACTGGGCGCTCTCCTGGTAGGGGTGAGGGCTGCTGGGAGCACCCGCCTTCCTGCACGTGGGCCCTTGATGGCCAGGTCCTCCCTTAGGGAGCTGCAGAACACACCCGACGCCATCCCAGAGAGTGGTGTGGAGCCCCCGCCCCTGGACACGGCCTGGGTGGAGGCCACCAGGAAGAAGGCCTTGCTGAAGCTGGAGAAACTGGACACTGACCTGAAGAACTACAAGGGCAACTCTATCAAGGAGAGCATCAGGTGCGCGGGGTAGCGGAGGGGCCCACTGAGGGCGCCAGGTGCACCTTCGGAGGTGGGGGCAGCCAGGCCCAGGCGTGcgaggggcagaggtgggggtagtTTCTTCAAGGAGAGCGTCAGGTGCGCGGGGTAGCGGAGGGGCCCACTGAGGGCGCCAGGTGCACCTTCGTTGGGGGAgcagccaggcccaggccccaCCAGCGTCACTTGTGGCCGGACCCACAGGCGCGGCCACGATGACCTGGGTGACCACTATCTGGACTGTGGGGACCTCAGCAACGCCCTCAAGTGTTACTCCCGGGCCCGGGACTACTGCACCAGCGCCAAGCATGTCATTAACATGTGCCTCAACGTCATCAAGGTGGGCCCTGGGATGGATGCTCTGAGCGGGGCCGCAGGGCGGCACTGTCGGTGGGCCAGGGTCGGGTGCCCCAGGCTGAGTCCATCCCACCCGCAGGTCAGTGTCTACTTGCAGAATTGGTCTCATGTGCTGAGCTACGTCAGCAAGGCCGAGTCCACCCCGGAAATTGCCGAGGTAACACTGGCTCTGTGCCCCTCAGACTCTGTCCCCAGTGGCCCTCATCCTCCCGGAGTCGCCCTTCTGTCCTCATAGACTGAGGCTGGGACCAGGGTTGCTCATGTGTACCCCCTACCCTTGCAGCAGCGTGGGGAGCGAGATACCCAGACTCAGGCCATCCTCACCAAGCTCAAGTGTGCGGCAGGTGAGGGCACCACAGCAGACCCTGTCCCAGCTGGGGAAGCGCCTGGCCCCCACACCTGTGTCACCTATGTCACTGTCCAGCTCAGGTCCTGCATGGGGAGACTAGTGTGTGACCTGTGGTTGGGAGTGGCAGTGTGGTTTTTTGACAGCTGCTGCCAAGGCGGTCCCGTCCGTGTCCCATGTCCACCcctcagccccccagcccccgggCATATCAGCCCACCAGACCTCTGCAGTGGGAACAGCAGCTACCCAGACTCCCAGGGCACCTGGTCCAGAGTGTCGCTGGTGTTCCCGTGGTCTCATTTCTCACGAGCCTGCATTTCTGTCCCTGACGCTGAGGGTCGTCTGGTCTAGGCCACCCTGGCCCCTTCATCCTGGTGCTGGGCTTCAtcctacccccaccccatccccaggccTGGCGGAGTTGGCTGCACGCAAGTACAAACAGGCTGCCAAGTGCTTCCTGCTGGCTTCCTTTGATCACTGCGACTTCCCAGAGGTGAGGGTCTCCAGGGAGGAGCCTTTGCTGTGGCTGAAAAAGCAGAGTGAGGGCTCTCTGCTGGGGTGTCTCCTGCACAGGGTGGGTCCCAGGTGTCCTGTAAGTGGGTAGGGTGGGGGGACCCAATCCAGACTTCTGTCCTGCCTGCCTGTGACCTGGGGTCTCTGCACCCACCTCCCTGCTTGCCCCTCAGCTGCTCTCTCCAAGCAACGTGGCCGTCTATGGCGGCCTGTGTGCTTTGGCCACCTTTGACCGTCAGGAGCTGCAGCGCAATGTCATCTCCAGCAGGTGGGTAGCGGGGGGGGTGTGTGTTGCTAGGCCCTTTCTCCAGCCCTGCGCCCACCCACCTTCAGGGTGGGCAGGGGGTGAGTGGGGCTGTTCTGAGGAGTCTGTCCAATCTGTAGTTCTTTCAAGCTGTTCTTGGAGCTGGAGCCACAGGTTCGGGACATCATCTTCAAATTCTATGAGTCCAAGTATGCCTCGTGCCTGAAGATGCTTGATGAGATGAAGGTGAGGGGCATGGCCCGGCCTGGAGGGCGGTGCAGAGGTCCCGGGGCCGCCGTCCCTGACCAGCTTTCCTCACCAGGACAACCTACTCCTGGACATGTACCTGGCCCCCCATGTCAGGACCCTGTACACTCAGATTCGCAACCGGGCCCTCATCCAGGTGAACAAGGGGATAGGGGCCGAGGCTGGGCGCCGCGGGTGCACTGGAAACTGGGCAGCTCACGTCCCCTCCGCTCCACAGTATTTCAGCCCCTACGTGTCGGCAGACATGCGCAAGATGGCCACAGCCTTCAACACCACAGTGGCGGCACTGGAGGACGAGCTGACGCAGCTCATCCTGGAGGGGCTCATCAACGCCCGCATCGACTCCCACAGCAAGGTAGCCAGGCCGCCCCCGGTGGGGGTGCCATGAGGGGGCCCCGGGCCCTACTGAGCCCTGTCCCTCCCCAGATCCTGTACGCCCGTGACGTGGACCAGCGCAGCACCACCTTTGAGAAGTCTCTGCTGATGGGCAAGGAGTTCCAGCGCCGCGCCAAGGCCATGATCCTGCGGGCGGCCGTGCTGCGCAACCAGATCCATGTCAAGGTGCGGGCAGGGGTCCCAGGGAGAGGGATGGGGACCGTGTGTGCGCCTCAGGGCTGAGTGGCTGTCTCCACCACAGTCCCCTCCCCGAGAAGGGAGCCAGGGGGAGCTGACACCGGCCAACAGCCAGTCCCGCATGAGCACCAACATGTGAGGACCCCGGTGGCCTCCAGGACGCCTCGCCCCACCTGCTCCAGGCCTCCCACCTGCTCCCGCAGCACGTCTGGAGGCATCGACTGTGGCCTCTTGTGGGACCTGGCTGCTGGATGATGCAGCCCTcggccccttccctcccccttgcTGCACCCTGTGCcgggggccctggggcagaggtgggcTTTGCTGGAAGGGGGGCCTGCAGGGCTCACCCCTGTGGCACTCAGGGCCCCACCCGGCAGCACACCGCCCAGCCCCCATGTTGGTGTGTCGTCTGGGGCTACAGTTGTTGAATCTCAGTCCATTAAAGGGCAGCCTGAGAACACCCCGCACCACTTCTTCTTGTCTCCGTGGGGTCCTCTGGCCCAGGCCCCAGTCCCTTGGGCTCCCCCTCCGCACATTCAGGCACCATGCGGGTGGCAGGAGGGAGCTGAGCCTCCTCCACGTGGCTGTGCGGGGCTGCACCAGTGTGTGACCCTTCAGGTGGGACGCTGCTACCCTTCCCCCATCCTGCTGGCCCCGACTCCACCCAGGTCTGGATGACCTGGGAAGGCTGCAGGCCAGCTCTCTGCACGCCCAACTTTGAAGTGATTTATTGTCCATGTGAACACACGGGAGTCGCGAGGACGGGCCAGTTCTGCCTGGGAGCCTGCTCCCTGGTGTAGCACCTCCGGGCCCTCAGCCTGGGCCAAGGGGGACCAGCTTGAGCTTCCACGTGAAATAGCAGGAGGTTCCCTGAGTAAAGGCATTTCCTTGAGCAGGATGTGCCGCGGCTTCGGCAGCGGGCCTGAGGCCTGGTGGGTGGCACGGGGGCTGCAGCTGCCCTTCAGGCCAGGGCACTGCCCACGACCTCAGGAAAGCCACCTGcttccccaggccctgcctgCTGAGCTTCCTGCAGCTGGGGCCGTGCCCCCTTCCAGGCCAGGGCCTTCTCCAGTTTGGTTTTAAAGAGCAGCCCATGACCTGGCAGAGGGGTAAGAGGAGGAAAACAGCTTAGGAGGGTGCAGGGCCAACTGCCCGGCAAGGGTAGGGGTGCCGAGGGCAGCAGGTACCCTCACCTGGGCAGTCAGCAGTCTCTCGGAAAGCTCGCTTCTTGCAGCAGCCGCGGCAGAGGTTAAACACACACCTGCTGCCCTGGAAGGAGGAAAGCCTGTGAGCCTGGGGCTGGTGCCCTTCCCTGGCCGCCCTGGAGCCTCAGCGAGTGGCCAGGGCCGGCCAGGAGCACAGGAGGGGCTGTCCTAGGCTGGGCAGCGCCAGCCTCACAGGGAAGAAGCCCCTCCCAGCCAGGAAAAGGGCGCTCGCCCAGGTGCCCGCCCCTCCAGGGGCTGAgctctgccctgggccaggcctcaCCTTTGGGTTTCCACACTGATCACACTTGGCATATTTTgctgggaaaagaacaaaaagaggtGCTAGTTGAAGAAGGCAGGCCCACCCACCATGGCCATCTCCCCCACAGAGCCCCCAGGGACTGTCCCCGCTCACTGGCTGGGCGGCTCTGGGAGGGCAGAGGACGCGGCGCGTATGGTCCTGCTGGGAaacctcctcccacccacccaatGGTCTTCGGGCTCTATGCCCACCACAGACGCCTCCCGCTGGAAGGACCTTCTTGGGATGGCAGCCCTGAGGGAAGATGGCAGGCAGGGCTGCTGGCTGGGGCCTCCTGGGACCCAACAGCCTCCTTGGGGGCTTGTGGACAGGTCACAGGGCCCTTCCTGCTCTTAGTATCAGAGCACCTGTCCTGGGGGCCCCCCAggggggtgggcagcctcctccccagaCTCCAGCAGTGGCAGCAGCTTACGCTTCAGTGAGGGGTCGAAGGTCTTGTGGGGGTTCCTCAGCTGCTTCTTCTGCTTATTCTTGGACAGGACGTCCGTGctgccctcctcttcctccagggcCCGCTTGCTGCGGGCAGCCCCACCTTCCTtgctcccctccctgggcctggaaAGAAGGGGCAGCGGGTGGAGCTGGGGAATGCCCATGAGAGGCAGCCGGCCCGCTGCAGCCCCAGGGCTCCTCTGGGGCTCGGTTCAGGCAGCCCAAGCCGGGGCTGGGCCCCAGTGGCTGGCACAGAGACTGGGACACGGTGGGGCACCAGGGTCTGAGCCACTGAACAGGGCTGTGGCTACAGATGACAACCCAGAGGAAGCCCAGGAGGGTCACCTCCTGATGCCAGGACAAATTCACCCAGGATCAGAGGAGCTCAGAAAAGCAGCTtacaaaaagaaatgatttaaaacCTAAGCACAGGCTGACAAGGGAGAGCCCGCCCCGTGCCGCCCCCAACAAGCCCGGTCCCTGAGGGATGGAGCTGGCCCCCCTCGCCCCCCAGCCCACATGCAAGAGGCTCACCCTGGCCGGAAATAGGGCTGGCAGATCCAGTGAGAGAAAGGCAAGCTGCCCGAaggcttctctccctccttctgcctgGACATATCCTCCTGCAAAACCCCAGAGGGCCCATGGTcagaggccccaggccccagcccctctcccgcCGCCCGGCACCACACCACTGCGGCACCCACCTGACACCGCAGCCTCAGCTCCCGGCTCACCGCCACAACGCCCTCCAGGGTCTTCACCTTGGCTAGCTCCTCACGAAGCTGCTGATGCACCTGCAGCCTGAGACACACGGCCCATCAGAGCCACCGAGCACTGGGCACAGAGGCCAGTCTCTCCTCTGACTCAggccccctgcctcctgccccgcTCCATCACTGCGGCCCCCCCAGACCTGAGTCCGTCTTAAAACCCTCAGTGCCCAGGCAGGGCTCAGACCAGACAACTTTTGCTCTGGGGGGCAACTCACGTGTGGTGCCACAGCTTGAAGAGGTGGGCACGGACGTAGGATAGGGGGCAGGGGTGCTGGCGCACAATGTCCAGGTACTCCTCGGCCAGCTCCCAGACGGCGGGGCTGCGGCCCTCAAACAGGGCAGGGTTGTGCAGGTTTCCCTCTGTAGGGGAAGGGGGCTCGAGGCTCAGGGGCTCACACCCCAGAGGGATGCGCCCCCTGCCTCACCCCCTGCCAGGGCAAGGCCAGCCACTGGCCTGAAAGCTCTGGCCTGTCAAGCAGGCGGGGCCCCTCAGTGCGGGCAGCATGAGCCTGAGGCCATTCAGCTGGGCCAGTGGCCCCACAACGCGGATGGGTCCCTCCATGGGCAAGGGTGCACCCTCACCTGCACTCATGACCCCCTGTACCCCCGTGTCCTGGAGGCAGCGCTCCACATCCCGCAGACACTGGATGTTCCCGTTGGCAAACACAGGGATGGCCACCGCCTTCCTGTTGGGAGTAGGATGGGCAGACACTCAGAAGAGGATGCTGGCCCATCCCCACCCGTCAGACTCCATCCAGGCAgggcctctcccttccccctgcccccagcctccccaccccaaccctacaCTCAAAGGGCTGAGTGCCCTGCCCTGGGGCCAGACGGTAACGCCCCCGGTCCCCGGTTTCCCCCAGGGCCCACTCACCGCACAGCCTTGATGTGTTCCCAGGACGCGCTGCCGGACAGGGGCCCCTTTTGCTCTTTGGTGCGGCCGTGCACCGTCAGCAACTAGGGCACAACAGCAACAGCTCAGCCCGGCTCTCCGCTGCAGCCCCCAAACCAACTGCAGGGGACCCTCTACCTTCGCCTACGGGGCATCGGCT
This portion of the Vicugna pacos chromosome 16, VicPac4, whole genome shotgun sequence genome encodes:
- the GPS1 gene encoding COP9 signalosome complex subunit 1 isoform X8, with the translated sequence MQIDVDPQEDPQNAPDVNYVVENPTLDLEQYAASYSGLMRIERLQFIADHCPPLRVEALKMALSFVQRTFNVDMYEEIHRKLSEAARSSLRELQNTPDAIPESGVEPPPLDTAWVEATRKKALLKLEKLDTDLKNYKGNSIKESIRRGHDDLGDHYLDCGDLSNALKCYSRARDYCTSAKHVINMCLNVIKVSVYLQNWSHVLSYVSKAESTPEIAEQRGERDTQTQAILTKLKCAAGLAELAARKYKQAAKCFLLASFDHCDFPELLSPSNVAVYGGLCALATFDRQELQRNVISSSSFKLFLELEPQVRDIIFKFYESKYASCLKMLDEMKDNLLLDMYLAPHVRTLYTQIRNRALIQYFSPYVSADMRKMATAFNTTVAALEDELTQLILEGLINARIDSHSKILYARDVDQRSTTFEKSLLMGKEFQRRAKAMILRAAVLRNQIHVKSPPREGSQGELTPANSQSRMSTNM
- the GPS1 gene encoding COP9 signalosome complex subunit 1 isoform X12, with translation MRAGPAPRAAASSVADVHCAAPSGRSELFQPGTAGDFSLSASLSACTLLYEGAVEPMQIDVDPQEDPQNAPDVNYVVENPTLDLEQYAASYSGLMRIERLQFIADHCPPLRVEALKMALSFVQRTFNVDMYEEIHRKLSEAARELQNTPDAIPESGVEPPPLDTAWVEATRKKALLKLEKLDTDLKNYKGNSIKESIRRGHDDLGDHYLDCGDLSNALKCYSRARDYCTSAKHVINMCLNVIKVSVYLQNWSHVLSYVSKAESTPEIAERGERDTQTQAILTKLKCAAGLAELAARKYKQAAKCFLLASFDHCDFPELLSPSNVAVYGGLCALATFDRQELQRNVISSSSFKLFLELEPQVRDIIFKFYESKYASCLKMLDEMKDNLLLDMYLAPHVRTLYTQIRNRALIQYFSPYVSADMRKMATAFNTTVAALEDELTQLILEGLINARIDSHSKILYARDVDQRSTTFEKSLLMGKEFQRRAKAMILRAAVLRNQIHVKSPPREGSQGELTPANSQSRMSTNM
- the GPS1 gene encoding COP9 signalosome complex subunit 1 isoform X7 encodes the protein MRAGPAPRAAASSVADVHCAAPSGRSELFQPGTAGDFSLSASLSACTLLYEGAVEPMQIDVDPQEDPQNAPDVNYVVENPTLRTFNVDMYEEIHRKLSEAARELQNTPDAIPESGVEPPPLDTAWVEATRKKALLKLEKLDTDLKNYKGNSIKESIRRGHDDLGDHYLDCGDLSNALKCYSRARDYCTSAKHVINMCLNVIKVSVYLQNWSHVLSYVSKAESTPEIAEQRGERDTQTQAILTKLKCAAGLAELAARKYKQAAKCFLLASFDHCDFPELLSPSNVAVYGGLCALATFDRQELQRNVISSSSFKLFLELEPQVRDIIFKFYESKYASCLKMLDEMKDNLLLDMYLAPHVRTLYTQIRNRALIQYFSPYVSADMRKMATAFNTTVAALEDELTQLILEGLINARIDSHSKILYARDVDQRSTTFEKSLLMGKEFQRRAKAMILRAAVLRNQIHVKSPPREGSQGELTPANSQSRMSTNM